The DNA region TGTACGTCTACAGCGGCACGGTCACCCTCACCCTGGCCGACGGCACCGTCGTCACCATCAACGCCGGGCAGACGTTCACCATCAACTCCGACGGCAGCACCAGCGGGCCCAAGCCCACGCCTCCGGACCAGCAGCAGCAGAGCATTCTGGATACGAACGTGATCCTGGGAGGCACCGGGGAGAGCGCCGGGAACAACAACCTGTTGCGCAACATCCTGATCGGCCTGGGCGTGATCGGCATCGGCCTCGCCGTCGGCCTCTCCACCAGCGGCGGCAGCCATGGCACCTTGCCGCCTTCGCCTACCCCTCCGCCCACGCCCATCGAGGACGGGGGCACGACCCGCCCGCAGTAACTCCGCGGGGCGGCGGTTCTCAGGGCGCGCTGCGGCGCGCCCTTCTTATTTCGGGAACCACCCTCCCGGCATGCGCAGCGCCGCCAGCACCGGGAAGAAGATGACGAACACCACCGCCGCGGCCGCCAGGAAGACCCAGCGCGCCCAGACCACGGGGAAGAGCCGCCCGCGCTCATAGCGCCGGAAGACGTAGGCCAGGTTCAGGCCCAGGGCCATGGCCGCCGCGAAGTAGTAGTGGTAGAAGGTGAGCGGCCGCGGCACCACCGCCCAGGCCAGGTAGAGTCCCCAGTACCAGGCGGTCACCAGCAAGGCGTCGCGCGTCCCCCGCCGGACCCAGTTCCACAGGCTCACGAAGGCGGCGGCGAAGCCCGCCCACATCACCAGGGGATTGCCCAGCAGCAGGATGGCGCGCACGTACACCGGATTGTCGGGGTCGGTGGCCCAGGCGAACCACTGCGGCCGCAGCCCCAGCGCCCAGGTGTACCAGGGGCTCTCGTAGATGTGCACCCCGGAGACGTGCAGGTGGCCGAGCAGGATCGCCCGCTGCAGCCTCAGGATGCCCAGTAGGGTGTTGTCCGGGCCCCACTTCAATGCCAGGAAGGGAAGGAAGGTGACGCAATAGAGCGCCAGCGGGAGGAGGCCGAAGGCGAGCACCAGATAGCGCCCGCCCACCCGCTGCCACAGGTCGGCGGCGTGCCAGGGCTCGTCGGCCG from Terriglobales bacterium includes:
- a CDS encoding phospholipid carrier-dependent glycosyltransferase → MDARRRVRVTCLALYLLAQTLFVVRVAQPSSYVFDEFHYVPAAKAYLSLTNNRNWEHPPLGKYFIGAGIALLGDEALGWRFFSTVFGALIVVGMYLWALAIFREPRLAVWVALITLVDQYLYVMARIAMLDVFMVCFMVWGLAAFSAAWESGRDAASTRRLLRFAGAMFGLATAVKWEGLAAWGSCWLLLVGVRVLRGTGAVPQTPVPAAADEPWHAADLWQRVGGRYLVLAFGLLPLALYCVTFLPFLALKWGPDNTLLGILRLQRAILLGHLHVSGVHIYESPWYTWALGLRPQWFAWATDPDNPVYVRAILLLGNPLVMWAGFAAAFVSLWNWVRRGTRDALLVTAWYWGLYLAWAVVPRPLTFYHYYFAAAMALGLNLAYVFRRYERGRLFPVVWARWVFLAAAAVVFVIFFPVLAALRMPGGWFPK